Genomic DNA from Setaria italica strain Yugu1 chromosome V, Setaria_italica_v2.0, whole genome shotgun sequence:
GACAGCAAGGGCAGCCGATTAGTTGAGGGCTCCTCTTCTACAGGCTCTTCTCGTGCTTGGCCTTGTGGAGCTCCATGACCTAGTCGACCAGCATCTCGACGGTGAGGCCGAAGCACTGCTCCTTCCAGTAGGTGCTCTGGTAGATCTTGGAGGGCACAATCTGCTCCACCAGGAGGATGCCGGGGACGCCACCGTGAGGAGGTGCGGCGggcacagcgccaccgccgcggccgacggcgCGGACCCGTGCAGGCACGTGGTGGccgtcgccgtcaccgccgccgacgTTGAGTGGTGGTGCGCCGACGTGAAGTGCGCCCGCTTGGACACTCGCAGCGGTTCCCAATCCTCCCGCGCCGCGACCACGACGCGGCGGTGGCGTAGACAGCTGATGGGTCACCGaggagggagcagaggagggCGGCTTGGAGGCGACGGACGATGGGGTTGGAgatgacggcgccggcggggttCAAGGCTACGGACAGCGACTCGTTTTGGGGGGATGCCAGGGTCGGCGGCacaggcgaggcggcggaggcacgGATGCATGTGGGATGGTGGCGTTGGCAGAGGCAATGGCAGCGTGGAACTGGGGAGGCAGGCGGAGGGACGGCTCGGAGGGGTGGAGGGGGATTGGACGGAAGGAGATGCTCGGGGCGAGGGCCACGGATGGAAGGCGCACGACGTACGGCGAAAAAGTCTGGATCGGACGGCGCAAATCGCCTCTAGTGCGGGACGAAGTCGAGCGGAAGGAATGACGTACGAAAAAATGTCttccttttgctttttttagagtAGAGATTATGtatctttataaaaaaaagaaaagaaaatcagtGAGTTTTCACAGTGAAAACGGGCTGCATCGGGGGGCTCTTCTAGCAGGCATCCAATTCACCGCCTGGATGGCCCGTGGAACTCTTCCGCGCAGAAGAAGGTCGCGGGAAATGGCCGGGAATTTGCAGGAAATTAGGCTTCCAAACTAGCCTTTAGATGCATGTTATATCGCTGCGCCGAACAGTTTTGGAATCATTGCTCTATTCCGttcccctccccctccagcCGTCGCCCGTCAGGCAccgtcacaggctcacagctaGCGTGCGCGCGCACGCAAAAAGGCCTCTCCGTCCCCACCTCCTCTTAGCAGTCACCAGTTAGCACCATCCCCCAATCGGCACGAGCCAAAGCCCCGAGCACACACAAAGAGCCGCCTCCAACCGCTTCGCCTCCGCTTGCGCCGCCGGCCATGTCGCGCTTCTTCCGCGGcgctgccctcgccgccgcagcggccggGGGCCTGTCCTCTGCAGTAGTCTCGTGGAACCTCTCCTCGCCCCTCCCGCTCtcggcctccccctcctcttccccgtcGACGTccgtcggccccgccgccgctgccaccggccACCTCGCCCTCGTCCGCGCACACCCGGGCCTCCGCGAGCTCGGCGCGATGCTCACACCGGCCTCCTTCTTCGTCGACGCCACCCAGGCGCTCCTCGCGGGCGCTCTGCGCTGCGCGCCCCTCTACCCCAGCACGCTCCGGCAGGGCCGCGACTACCTCACTGCGCAGATCCTGTCCGCGGAGTCGGAGGGCCACGCGgcgtcggaggaggcggcgatggACCGGATCAACATGGCCCTCCTCGACGCGCGTGACGGCCACCTCGACGACGCGAGCGACGCCATCGCGCGCCTCGCCGCGGAGCGCCCCGGCGACACCACCTCGCGCCTCTACGCTGCCGCGCTTTGCCACGTGCTCGGCCGACACGAGGAGGGGACGCGGTGGCTCCACGACGCCGCGGTGCCCGACCTTTCCCGCCTCGAGCACAAGATGCCGTTCGTTGAGGGCGTCCTTGTCTCCACGGTCggctccgcgccgcgcgccgtcgcggGCTCGGAGGAGCTGGTCTTGCGCACCACGCTCGGGCTGGTGGAGCTGACGATGTGGTCCATTTTCCAGCACGGCGATCTGCCGGAGAGGCTTCAGGTGTTGGCGTTGATGGTATTCTTGCGGGGGGGCCGTAGCGAGGAAGTTAGGCAGAGATGATGGACCAGCACCGCCGGAGGGATCTCAGGACGCATCGTCACCCCAAGCTTCCTAGCTAGGTGATATGAGATCAACTAAACAATTTCATTCAGATACTTCGATTCTTACGTGTTCACATGATTCCGGTTGCGAATTTGCTTTGTTCTATAGAGTTTGCCTCGGCTGCCACTCGTGTTTAATTTGCTTGTTCAGACCATGACCATTGTGCTAGATCGAAACGATATCCATCCCACAGATCTGAATATGTTGCTACACGGTTCCAATTCAAGTGTTTAATTAGTTTAGTGTCTGGTGTATGTTTTCCGGTATGAAGAGTGTTTATTGTAGTGTTAATTTTTAACAATGATTTGATGGTAGAGGTGACCAATTGAACATGT
This window encodes:
- the LOC101770873 gene encoding uncharacterized protein LOC101770873 — encoded protein: MSRFFRGAALAAAAAGGLSSAVVSWNLSSPLPLSASPSSSPSTSVGPAAAATGHLALVRAHPGLRELGAMLTPASFFVDATQALLAGALRCAPLYPSTLRQGRDYLTAQILSAESEGHAASEEAAMDRINMALLDARDGHLDDASDAIARLAAERPGDTTSRLYAAALCHVLGRHEEGTRWLHDAAVPDLSRLEHKMPFVEGVLVSTVGSAPRAVAGSEELVLRTTLGLVELTMWSIFQHGDLPERLQVLALMVFLRGGRSEEVRQR